ACGGCGAGGCCGCCGAATGGATCCGCTCGGAGGCCTGCCTGAAGCTCGATTTCGGCGAAGGCCGCCTGCCCGGCATGCTGGTGATGGGCAGCGAGGATCCGCATCAATTCCGCGCCAATCAGGGCACCGATCTGCTGGCCTTCTTCGCCGGCACGTTCGAGCGCGCCATGCGGCGCTGGCTGGCCTAGACCGGTGCTTTCGCCCGCCACAACGGACGCGCTGGAAAACTTCCTCGATGCCCAGCGGGCGCTGAAAGCCTCTGCCGAGAACACGATAACCGCCTATCAGGCGGATCTTCTTGGGTTTCTGGCCTTTCTCGCCACTCACCACGGCGGCACCTTCGGGATGCGTCAGCTCAAGGCGGTCTCGCTTTCGGACATGCGGGCATGGCTTGCGCATGAGCGCAGCCGGGGCGCGTCGGCCCGCAGCCGCGCCCGCGCGCTTTCGGCTGTGAAGAGCTTCTACCGCTGGCTGGCGCGGCAGGAGGGCGACTTCGACCCCACGGCCGTGCTTTCGGTGCGCAGCCCGAAATACACCCGCAAGATCCCCCGCCCTCTTGCCGAAACCGCCGCCCGCGCGATGATCGACACGGTGGAACTGCAGGCCTCCGAGGCCTGGGTCGCCGCGCGGGACGTGGCGGCTGTGACGCTGATGTATGCCTGCGGCTTGCGGATCTCTGAAGCGCTTTCGCTTACAGGGGCCGATGCGCCGCTGCCCGATGTGCTGCGCATTCGCGGCAAGGGCAGCAAGGAGCGCATCGTGCCGGTGCTGCCCGCCGCGCGGGAGGCCGTGGCGGCCTATACGGCGATCTGCCCTCACCCGCTCGAAGCCGATGCGCCCCTGTTTCGTGGCGTGCGCGGCGGGGCGCTGAACCCACGCGCGCTGCAGAAGGTGATGGAGCAGGCCCGCCTGCAGCTTGGCCTTCCGGCCACCGCCACCCCCCATGCGCTGCGCCACTCCTTCGCCACCCACCTGCTCAATGCCGGGGGCGATCTGCGCGCCATACAGGAGCTTCTGGGCCATGCGTCGCTCTCCACGACGCAGGCCTATACGGCGGTGGAAACGGCCCGGCTTCTGGAGGTTTACGACAAGGCCCACCCCAAGGCGGCGGGCCGGGCGTGAGCTTTCACTCAGAGCCGTTGCAATCGCCGCCTGATTGCGCCATGACGATCCGATGACACCAGAACTCCGCGCGCTTTTCGTCCATCTCTTCACCGCTTCGGGTGCCGTCTTTGCCATCCTCGCCATGCTGGCGGCGGCAGACGGCAAATGGAGCCTGATGTTCCTCTGGCTCGTGGTGGCGCTGGTGGTGGACGGGATCGACGGCCCCTTGGCGCGGAAGTTCCACGTCAAGAAATACGCGCCGCAGATCGATGGCGTCTTGCTGGACCTGATCATCGACTACCTGACCTACGTGTTCATCCCGGCCTTCGCCCTGTTCACATCCGGCCTGCTGCCGGGCTGGACAGGCTGGATCGCGATCATCGTCATCACCTTCGCTTCGGCCATCTATTTCGCCGATACGCGCATGAAAACGCAGGACAATTCCTTCTCAGGCTTCCCCGGCTGCTGGAACATGCTGGTGCTTGTCATGTTCGCGCTGAAACCGGGCTTCTGGATCATCCTCGCGCTCGTCGTGGCGCTGGCTGTCGCGATGTTCCTGCCGCTCAAGTTCATCCACCCGGTGCGCACCGAGCGCTGGCGGGTGATCTCGCTGCCCATGGCCATTGCCTGGGCCTTCTTCGCGGGCTGGGCGGCCTGGGTCGATTTCGACCCGCAAAGTTGGGCGCATTGGGGGCTCGTGGTGACGAGCGTCTATCTGCTCTTTGCCGGGATCGCGCAGCAGATTGTGCCGCAGAAGACCACCGCCTGAGCTTTATCCAGAGGGCAGCCCCCGACCGCCGGGTGGGGGTGAAGCCCCCGCGTCGTGACGCAGGCACGCCTTAGGCGTGGGGGGGGGTCGGGGGCTGCCCGGCGTGCCGCCGGGCGGCGCATCCGAAATGCCACTTAGATCAGCAGCGCCCCCTCAAGCCGCAGCAGAGCCGCTTTCGTCTCCACGCCCCCTGCGCCTGAAAACCCGGTAAGCCCCCCTGCCCCGACCACCCGATGGCAGGGGATCAGAATGGGGATCGGGTTGCCGCCACAGGCCCCACCAACCGCCTGCGCCGGGTGGCCCAGCGCCTTGGCCAGATCGCCATAGGTGCGTGTCTGTCCGTAGGGAATTGCCCGCATCTGCGCGCAAACCGCCTGCTGAAAAGCGCTGCCTTCCACACGCAGCGGCAGATCGAAATCCGTCAGATCACCGGCAAAATAGGCCGCAAGCTGCGCCGCCGCCTCGGCGAGCAAAGGCGACGTGCTTTCCGCCGCGTCCCCATGCCAGGAAAGCGCGATGATCGCGCCGCCTTTCTCAGTCAGGGTCAGAGGGCCTAGGGGGCTGTGAAAGGAGGCCTGAAGCATGGCCCCATTGTCCACGCCGGCGCCCCTCCCGCAATCCGCTTCTTGCCCGAAATTAGGAAAATTGCCGAATCCGTGGTAGGATGGCACCCTTCATCAGAAATGCGTTTTGTCAAAATGGGGGGCACTGCCATGCCAACTTTCATTACCTATGCATCCTATTCCACCGAAGGCGCCCGGGGGCTCATGCAGAAGCCGGAAGACCGCCGGCCCGTGATCCAATCCATGCTCGACACGGTCGGCGGCAAGGTGATCGCGCTCTACATGGTGACCGGCAGCAACGACATCGTGCTGATCTCCGAAGCGCCCGATGGCGACGATGTCGCCGCGGTGGCGATGGCCGTGGCGGCGTCGGGTACGCTGTCGAAAGTGGAAACGGTGCGCGCCTGGGCCAGCGAGGATTTTGCCGGGATCGCGGCAAAGGCCGCAAAAATCGCCGGAAGCTACAAGGCGCCCGGAAAATAAGGCTTCAATGCAAAAAGGGCCGCCCGTAGGCAGCCCTTTTCTCAAGTCTTGTTGAACTCCGGCCTGTCAGCTCAGTGCGCTGTCGCAACGGCCGCAGACACCGGCATGGCTGTGCGTGCCGACATCGGGCAGGATCTTCCAGCAGCGCTGGCATTTCGCACCTTCGGCCTTCTCAAACACCACGCCCACATCCGCCACTTCCGGCAGGCGGAAGGCCTCTGGCGGCAGCGGATCGCCGGAAAGCGTGAGCTCCGACGTGATACAGACGTCGGCGAAATCGACTGTTTTCAGCAGCTTCAGCACATCGGCATCGCGCACATGCACCACCGGGGCTGCCTCGAGCGAGGCCCCGATCACCTTGTTCGTGCGCTGCACCTCCAGCGCCGCCGTCACCACCCGGCGCACCCGGCGCAGGGCGGCCCATTTCGCCGCCAGCGGCTCGTCGCGCCAATCGGCGGGCGTGTCGGGGAAATCCTGCAGGTGGACAGAGCTCGCATCACCCAGGAACTGATCGAGCCAGACCTCTTCCATCGTGAAGGGCAGGATCGGCGCAAGCCATGTGGTGAGCCGCGCATGCAGCAGCGACAGCACCGTGCGCGCGGCGCGGCGGCGCGGCGTGTCGCCGTCGCAATAGAGCGCGTCCTTGCGGATGTCGAAGTAGAAGGCCGAAAGGTCCACCGTGGCGAAGTTGAAGATCGCCTGGAAGACGCCCTGGAAATCATACTCCGCGTAGCCCTTGCGCACCTGATGGTCCAGTTCGGCCAAGCGGTGCAGCACCCAGCGCTCCAGCTCCGGCATATCGGCCGGCGCGGTGCGGTCGGCCTCGGTGAAATCATTCAGCGAGCCGAGCATGAAGCGCATGGTGTTGCGCAGGCGGCGGTAGCTGTCGGCTACGCCTTTCAGGATCTCCGGCCCGATGCGCTGATCCGCCGTGTAATCCGTCTGCGCCACCCAAAGCCGCAGGATGTCGGCTCCATATTGCTTGATCACTTCCGCCGGCACGATGGTGTTGCCGAGCGATTTGGACATCTTGTTGCCCTTCTCGTCCAGCGTGAAACCGTGCGTCACCACGTTGCGGTAGGGCGCGCGGCCCAGCGTGCCGCAGGCCTGCAGCAGGGAGGAGTGGAACCAGCCGCGGTGCTGGTCGGTGCCTTCCATGTAAACGTCGGCGATGCCGTCGGCGGTGCCATCGGCGCGGTCGCGCAGCACAAAGGCATGGGTGGAGCCGGAATCAAACCAGACGTCGAGCACGTCGAATATCTGCTCCCATTCGTCCGGATTGTAGCCCGCACCGAGGAAACGCTCCTTCGCGCCTTCCGCATACCAGGCATCCGCGCCCTCGGCCTCGAAAGCGGCAGAGATGCGCGCGTTCACCGCAGGGTCGCGCAGCAGGAAGCCTTCATCGGTGGGCAGCGCGCCTTTCTTCACGAAACAGGTCAGCGGCACGCCCCAGGCGCGCTGACGCGAGAGCACCCAATCCGGGCGTGCCTCGATCATGGAGTAGAGCCGGTTGCGGCCCGATTGCGGCCACCATTTCACCAGCTGATCGATCGAGTTCAGCGCGCGGGTGCGGATGGTCTTGCCCATCTCGTCCTGCCCGTCGCCCACTTCGCGGTCGACGCTGGCAAACCACTGTGGCGTGTTGCGGAAGATCACCGGCGCCTTGGAGCGCCAGGAATGCGGGTAGCTGTGCTTCACCCGGCCGCGCGCGATGATGCCGTAAGCCTCCACGAGCTTGGCGATCACGGCGGTGTTGGCCTTGCCTTCCTTGCCCTTGCGATCAAAGACCTGCAGCCCGGCAAAGAACGGCACATGGGGCAGGAACTCGCTTTCTTCGCCCACGTTGTGGGTCATGCGATCCAGCCAGTTGCGCTTCAGGAAGCACTCGTAGTCGTCCGCACCATGGGAGGGCGCGGTGTGCACGAAGCCGGTGCCCGCGTCATCGGTGACGTGATCGCCATCGATCATCGGCACGTCGTAATCCCAGAAGCCATCCGCGCCTTCGATCCCGGCGAAGGGGTGTTCGCAGATCAGCCCGTCAAGCTCGCTGCCCGCCACGTCGCGCACGCGCACGAAGGCCGTGGCGCGCGATTTCTTCAGCGTCTCTTCGGCCAGCGTATCGGCCAGCACGTAAAGATCGCCAGGCGAAGTCCAGCTTTCGTCCTCGGTTTCATCGACGCGGTACAGGCCATAGGCGATCTTGTCGTTATAGGCCACGGCGCGGTTGGAGGGGATCGTCCAGGGCGTCGTCGTCCAGATCACCACGCGGGCGTTCTTCAAATCGCCGGTGGCGTTGCGGAAGGAGAAGGGCACCCAGATCGTGTGGCTCTGGTGCTCGTGATACTCGATCTCGGCCTCCGCCAGCGCGGTCTTCTCGACCGGCGACCACATGACGGGTTTGGAGCCCTGATAGAGCGTGCCGTTCATGAGGAACTTCATGAACTCTTCGGCGATCACGGCTTCGGCGTGGAAATCCATCGTCAGATAGGGGTCGGCCCAGTTGCCGGTGATGCCGATGCGCTTGAACTCCTCACGCTGGATGTCGACCCAGCCTTCCGCGAACTTGCGGCACTCCTGCCGGAAGGCGACGACATCCACGTCGTCCTTGTTCTTGCCCTTGGCGCGGTACTGCTCCTCGATCTTCCACTCGATCGGCAACCCGTGGCAATCCCAGCCCGGCACGTAGCGCGCATCAAACCCCATCATCTGATGGGAGCGCACGATCATGTCCTTGATCGTCTTGTTCAGCGCATGGCCGATGTGCAGATGGCCGTTGGCGTAGGGAGGGCCGTCGTGCAACGTGAAGGGCTTACGGCCCTCTTTCTCGCGCAGACGGTCATAGACGCCGATCTCTTCCCAGCGCGCCAGCCACTCTGGCTCGCGCTTGGGCAGGCCCGCGCGCATGGGAAATTCGGTCTCGGGAAGGTTCAGAGTATCTTTGTAATCGGGGGTATCGGCACACATGTCCGGATCATCCTGTCAGGAGGGGAAGCGTTCATCTCGAAAATCGGCGCGGCCAGCCCATACGCCTTTGCCCGGCGGCCCTGCTGTTCAGAGCGCCGGGGTGATAATTCGAATAATGATCGCAATACGGCTCATCTCGGGATCGGCTTATAGGCCCATGCCTCAGGCAGGTAAAGCGCGGGTTTCGTTGCACTTGGGGGCTCTGCCCCCGCCGCGCCTTGCGGCGCGACTCCCCCGAGATATTTGAAGAACAAAGTGGGGCGCCATCATCTTGGCTGAAATATCCCGGGGTGCGGGGCAGAGCCCCGCTTAGGCCTGTGTACGGGCAGGGGCCCGATTGAATCGGTGTGCAGGGTGTAAGCCCCGCTTAAACCTTTTTGCCAGCGACGTAGCTCGCTCGGATGGCGCGGTCATCGCCCATCATGATGGTGGGAAAAAGGGCTTCCCAGAAATCTTCCGCGCGCGTGCTGCGCTGGGAGATGGCCGGGGTGGAGGCAAGATCAACGACGATGATGTCGGCCTCATGGCCTGCGGCAAGATTGCCGATGTGGTTATCGATCCGCAGCGCGCGGGCGGAGCCTTGCGTGGCAAGCCACCAGAGCTGCGCCGCATGCAGCGGCGCGCCGTTGAGCTGGCCGATCTCATAGGCTGCCGCCATGGTGCGCAGCATCGAAAAGGAAGAGCCGCCGCCGGTATCGGTGGCGAGGCCGATCCGGTGGCCCCCTTCCGTGAGACCCTTCATGTCGAAGATCCCGGATCCGATGAAAGTGTTGGAGGTCGGGCAATGGATCAGGGCGGCATCCATCTCTTTGAGCCGCGCCTTTTCGCGCGGAGTGAGGTGGATCGCGTGGCCGTAAAGCCCGCCTTCGCGCAGCAGGCCGAAGTGCTCGTAGGTGTCGAGGTAATCCCGCCGCTCGGGAAACAGACCGCGCACCCAGTCGATCTCGTCGGTCTGCTCGCTCAGGTGGGTCTGCATCAGCAGATCCGGCCGCTCACCCCAGAGCGCGCCCAGCGCCTGAAGCTGTTCGGGCGTCGAGGTGGGCGAGAAGCGCGGCGTGATCGCGTAGGATAGCCGCCCTTGCCCGTGCCACTTTTCCGCCAGCGCCTTTGACTGATCATAGGCGCTTTGCGGCGTGTCGGTCAGGAAATCGGGCGCGTTGCGGTCCATGCAGGTCTTGCCGGCCACCACGCGCAGGTTGCGCTGCAGGGCCTCAGTGAAGAAGGCCTCCACGCTTTCGGGGTGTACCGTGGTGAAGGAGCAGCAGGAGGTGGTGCCATGGGCCAACATCAGGTCGAAGTAGCGCGCGGCGATTTCGGCAGCATAGGTGGGATCGCCAAAGCGGCCCTCTTCGGGAAAGGTATAGGTGTTGAGCCAGTCGATCAGCCGCTTGCCCCAACTCGCGATCATGCCCGTTTGCGGGTAGTGCACATGGGCATCCACGAAGCCCGCGCTCAGCAGGTGATCGCCGTGATCCACCACTTCAGCCTGCGGATATCCCGCGCGCAGATCATCGCCTGAGCCCACGGCCGTGATCCTGCCGCCCTCGATCAGCACTCCGCCCCGACGCTCATGGCGCACGGCCTCTGCCAGCGGCGCATGGAAAGGGTCTGCGGTGAACTGCAGCGTCTGGCCAAGCAGGAGCGTTTGAGCGGTCATGGTGCCTCCGGTGTCTGGCCCATTTCTATGCCGCGCGCGGGGGCGGGTAAATCTCCCTTTGCCCCCTGTTTCTTTGAAAGAGTTTTGTCTAAACGATGGGGCAGCAAGGGTTTTGCCGCAGATTCCCCCCTGTTCCAGAGCTTCACGGAGGGCCGCCATGATCGCTGAACCGCGTCAGGATGAGACCGAGGAAGAGGATGACATCGTTCTGAACGAGCGTTTTCTTGCGCAGGTGCACGAGGCCGTGGTCGCAGGCGATGCGCCTGCGCTGCATGCGCTGCTGGACGATCTTCACGCCGCCGATATCGCCGACCTGATCGAGCAGGTGGGCAGCGGCGAGCGCGCCGAGCTGCTGGAGCTGATGGGCGGGCTTGATGGCGATGTGCTCTCCGAGCTCGACGAAGGCCTGCGCGAGGAGGTGATCGCCCAGCTGGAGCCGGAAGAGCTGGCCGAAGCGGTGCGCGATCTGGAATCCGACGATGTGGTCGACCTGATCGAGGATCTGGAAAGCGATCAGGCGGCGGCGGTGCTGGGCGCGCTCGACAGCGCCGATCGCGCCGTGGTGGAGCAGTCGCTCTCTTACCCGGAAGAATCCGCCGGCCGCCTGATGCAGCGCGAAGTGGTGATGGCGCCCGAGTTCTGGTCGGTGGGCGATGCCATTGATTTCATGCGGGAAGCCGAGGAGCTGCCAGAACAATTCTACCACGTCATCGTGGTGGACCCGCGCCTGCGCCCGGTGGGCTACGTGACGCTCGGCTCGATCTTGGCCGCGCCGCGCGCCACGCCGCTGAACGCGCTCTATGAGGACAGTTTCCGCACCGTGGAGGCCACCCGTCCCGAGGAGGACGTGGCCTATCTCTTCAACCAGTATCACCTGATCTCCATGCCCGTGGTGGACTCCGACGACAGGCTCGTGGGCGTGATCACCATCGACGACGCGATGACCGTGCTCGATGAGGAGCACGAGGAGGACATGATGCTCATGGCCGGTGTCGGCGAGAGCAGCCTGTCTGACACCATCCTAGAGACCGCGCAGCAGCGCTTTGGCTGGCTTTTCGTGAACCTGCTCACCGCCATTCTGGCCTCGGCCGTGATCGCGCTTTTTGCCGATGTGGTGGATCAGATCGTGGCGCTGGCCATCGCCATGCCCATTGTCGCTTCCATGGGCGGCAACGCGGGCACGCAATCGCTCACCGTGGCCGTGCGCGCCATGGCGACGCGGGATCTGACCGGGGCCAATGCCTACCGCGTGGTGGTGCGCGAAACCGCCGTGGGCTTCCTGAACGGGCTTATCTACGGGGTGATCCTTGGCACCGTGGGCTGGCTCTGGTTCGACAACGCCATGCTGGGGCTCGTGCTGGCAGTGGCCATGTGGCTGAACCTGATCGTGGCGGGCCTTGCGGGCATCGCCATTCCGCTGGGGCTTGAGAAAGCGGGGATCGATCCGGCGCTGGCCTCCGGCACGCTGGTGACAACGGTGACAGATGTTGTCGGCTTCTTCTGTTTCCTCTCGCTCGCAAGCTGGTTGCTGTTGTGAGCGCCGATACCCTGACAGAGGCGAAGGCCGCCGCGCGCAAGGCGGCTTTCGCCCGCCGTAAGGCTGCCCATGGCGAGGGCCACGACGCGGCTGCGCAAGGCTTTCTTGCCCAAGCGCTTGCACCGCATGCGGGCAAGGTACTCGCGGGCTATATGCCGATCCGCACCGAGGTCAGCCCGCTGCCGGTGATGGAGGCGCATACGGCAACCGCGCCTGTGGGCGTGCCGGTTATTCTGGGTGCGGGCCAGCCGCTTTCTTTCCGGCAATGGCAGCCCGGCTGCGCGATGGAAGAAGGTGCCTTCGGCGCGCTGATCCCGGCAGACAGCCCTGAGATCACGCCGGAAGTGCTCATCGTGCCGCTTGTGGCCTTTGACCGCCACGGCGGGCGGCTCGGCTATGGCGGCGGCTTCTACGATCGCACGCTTCAAGGCCTGCGCGCACGCGGGCCGGTGGTGGCGATCGGCTATGCCTACGCCGCGCAAGAGGCCGAGGCCCTGCCGCTGGAACCCACCGATCAACCGCTTGATGCCATCGTCACAGACGCAGGCATCCTGCGCTTCTGACGCGTCGTTCCACGCCCCAAACACCGGTTTCCGGCTTGCATGGCGTTCACGCTGCCCCTAAGGCAGGCGCATGAAAATGTTGTTTCTCGGAGATGTGGTGGGCCGTGGTGGCCGCGCCGCAGTGATTGACCGCCTGCCCGGCTTGCGCGAGGCATGGAAGCTGGATTTCGTCGTCGTAAATGGCGAAAACGCCACCTCGGGCAACGGGCTCTCCCCAGCCCACGCGCAGGAGATCCTCGCCGCCGGGGCCGATTGCATCACGTTGGGCGATCACGCCTTCGATCAGCGCGACATGCTCACTTACATCGAGAAAGAGCCGCGCATCATCCGCCCGATCAACTTCGCCAAGGGTGCTCCGGGCAAGGGTTTCCGCGTGTTCAACGCGCCGGGCGGCCGCAAGGTGCTGGTGGCGCAGGTCCTTGGGCAGGTCTTCATGAAGCGCCCCTTCGACGATCCTTTCTCCGCCATTGAACATGTCACCAAGGCACACCCTTTGGGCGGGCTCGTGCAGGCGAGCCTCGTGGACATCCACTGCGAGGCCACCAGCGAGAAGATGGGCATGGGCCATTGGTTGGACGGCAAAGTCAGCGTAGCGGTAGGCACCCACACCCATGTCCCCACGGGCGATGCCCAGATCCTGCCCGGCGGCACCGCCTTTCAGGCCGATGCGGGCATGTGCGGCGATTACAACTCGGTGATCGGCATGGAAAAGGCTGAACCCCTGCGCCGCTTCATCACCGGCATGGGCAAGGGCCGCTTCACCCCCGCCACCGGCGAGGCGACGATCAGTGGGCTCTACGTGGAAACCGATGACCGCACGGGCAAGGCCACTGCGGTGAAGATGGTCCGCGTCGGCGGGCGACTCGAGGCGTCGGGGCCGGCTTGAGCGCGGCCCTTCGGGCTGTTCCGGGCGCGGCTGAGCCCGGTGGGGCATGGCCCGGCTGGCCACTGTGCGCCAATGGCGAGCCCTCGCCCAATCCGCCTGTTTTTCAAGCAGAAACGCGCATTTATGCGGGGAAACCCGCGCATCGCCACAAGGAAACGCTTGCCCGAAGCGGTGCCGTAGGCGAAAAAGGGCAGCCTGTTTTTTAGAACTGAACCGAATGACGTTCCTCGATTTTCCCCCTTTCATCGAAGCCATGCTGAGCCTCGCGGTGGTTGCCGTGATGTTCGTGATGTTCCTCACCGAACGCTACCCGGCGGAGGTCGTGGCCATCGGCGGCGTTTCGGCCCTCTTGGTGCTGGGCATCCTGCCCTATGCCGGGGCCATCGCGGTGCTTTCCAACCCCGCCCCCTGGACGATTGCCTGCATGTTCATCGTGATGGGCGCGCTGGTGCGCACCGGGGCGCTGGACTGGTTCACCCAGATGGCCGAGCGCAACGCCGCCTCGCGCCCCAAGCTCGCCGTGGCCGCCCTCATGGGCTTCGTGATCCTCGCCTCGGCCTTCGTGTCCAACACGCCGGTTGTCGTGGTCATGATCCCCGTCTTCGTGCAACTGGCCAACCGGCTCGGCCAATCGGCCTCCAAATTCCTGATCCCGCTCTCCTACGCGGCGATCATGGGCGGCACGCTGACGCTGATCGGCACCTCGACGAACCTGCTGGTGGACGGCGTGGCGCGCGCGCAAGGCATGGAGCCCTTCTCGATCTTCGAGGTCACGCCCATCGGCCTCGTGGTGGTCTGCTATGGCATGCTCTACCTCTACCTGCTCGGCCCAAAACTGCTGCCGGACCGCTCCTCCATGGCGAACCTGCTGTCGGGCCGCGCCAAGATGAAATTCTTCACAGAGGTCGCCATCCCTGACGGCTCGTCCTTGATTGGCCAGAAAGTCACCGAGGTGGATCTGTTCCGCCGCGACGGCGTGCGGCTTGTGGACGTGCTGCGCGGCGATGCCTCGCTGCGACGGGATCTCACGTCGGTGGAACTGGAAACCGGCGACCGCGTGGTGCTGCGCACGGAGATGAGCGAGCTACTGGGCCTGCAGCAGAACAAGGATCTGCGATCCGTGGACAAGCTCTCCTCGGTGCAGACGACAACCGTGGAAGTGCTGATCTCGCCCGGTGCGCGAATGATCGGGCGCTCGCTTGGCTCCCTGCGCCTGCGCCGCCGCTACGGCGTCTACCCGCTCGCCGTGCACCGCCGGAACCAGAACATCGGCCGCCAGCTCGACGATCTCGTGGTGCGCGTGGGCGACACGCTGCTGCTGGAAGGCGCCCCGGAGGACATCCAGCGCTTGGCGTCCGACATGGGGCTGGTGGACATCTCCAAACCCTCCGACCGCGCCTACCGCCGCAGCCATGCGCCGATTGCCATCGCCAGCCTTGTGGGCATCGTGGCGCTGGCCGGGCTTGGCGTCGCGCCGATCCTCGCGCTTTCGGTGATCGCCGTGGCCGTGGTGCTGCTCACCCGCTGCATCGATGCGGAAGAGGCCTTCTCCTTCATCGACGGCCGCCTGCTGGCGCTGATCTTCTCGATGCTCGCCGTGGGCGCGGCGCTGGAAGCCTCCGGCGCGGTGAGCCTCGTGGTGGAATCCATCGCCCCGGCGCTGGGGCAACTGCCGCCCTTCCTGATCGTCTGGGCGATCTACCTGCTGACCTCGATCCTGACGGAGCTTGTCTCCAACAACGCGGTGGCCGTGGTGGTGACGCCGATTGCCATCGGGCTGGCCACGGCGCTGGGGTTTGACCCGCGCCCGCTGGTGATCGCGGTCATGGTCGCGGCCTCGGCCAGCTTCGCCACGCCGATCGGTTACCAGACCAACATGATGGTCTACGGCCCCGGCGGCTACAAATTTGCCGACTTCCTGAAGGTGGGCATCCCGCTCAACCTGACGATGGGCATGCTCGTCTCGGCGGTGATCCCGCTGATCTGGCCGCTGTAAACAGCCCCGCGCGCCCCTCTTGAACCTCTTCGGCCCTCTGACATATAGAGGGCCGACGCGAAACCCACCGCTTGGAGATACCCATGGCAGGCCATTCCAAATGGGCCAACATCCAGCACCGTAAAGGGCGCCAGGATGCGGCCCGCTCGAAACTCTTTTCGAAGCTGGCAAAAGAAATCACCGTTGCCGCGAAGATGGGTGACCCCGACCCCGACAAGAACCCCCGCCTGCGCCTTGCGGTGAAAGAGGCGAAATCCCAATCCGTCCCGAAAGACGTGATCGAACGCGCGATCAAGAAGTCCATGGGCGGGGATGCGGAAAACTACGACGAGATCCGCTACGAAGGCTATGGCCCCAACGGTGTGGCGGTGATCGTGGAAGCGATGACCGACAACCGCAACCGCACCGCTTCGAACGTTCGCTCGACCTTTTCAAAAAACGGCGGCAACCTTGGCGAAACCGGCTCCGTGGGCTTCATGTTCGACCGCAAGGGCGCGGTGAGCTACCCGGCCAGCGTGGGCGATGCGGACACCGTGATGATGGCGGCCATCGAGGCCGGCGCGGACGACGTGGAAAGCAGCGAGGATGGCCACATCATCTACTGCGCGGACACAGACCTGAACGAGGTGTCCACCGCGCTTGAGGCCGAGCTGGGCGAATCCGACTCCACCAAGCTGATCTGGATGCCCTCCACCACGACGGAACTGGACGCCGACGGCCTGCGCGCCCTGATGAAGCTGGTGGATGCGTTGGAAGACGATGATGACGTGCAGAACGTCACCACCAATTTCGAAGCCTCTGACGAGGTCATGGCGCAGCTTTAAGCGCCTGCGCCTTTGGCACATCCGGGAGCGGGGCTGGCTGCCCCGCACCCCGCGGATATTTTTGCCAAGATGATGGGGGCAAAAAACGGCGCCCCACTTTGTTCCCCAAATATCTCGGGGGAGTCGCGCCGCAAGGCGCGGCGGGGGCAGAGCCCCCTACCCGGCCAG
The sequence above is drawn from the Pseudoruegeria sp. SHC-113 genome and encodes:
- a CDS encoding YmdB family metallophosphoesterase, coding for MKMLFLGDVVGRGGRAAVIDRLPGLREAWKLDFVVVNGENATSGNGLSPAHAQEILAAGADCITLGDHAFDQRDMLTYIEKEPRIIRPINFAKGAPGKGFRVFNAPGGRKVLVAQVLGQVFMKRPFDDPFSAIEHVTKAHPLGGLVQASLVDIHCEATSEKMGMGHWLDGKVSVAVGTHTHVPTGDAQILPGGTAFQADAGMCGDYNSVIGMEKAEPLRRFITGMGKGRFTPATGEATISGLYVETDDRTGKATAVKMVRVGGRLEASGPA
- a CDS encoding SLC13 family permease; protein product: MTFLDFPPFIEAMLSLAVVAVMFVMFLTERYPAEVVAIGGVSALLVLGILPYAGAIAVLSNPAPWTIACMFIVMGALVRTGALDWFTQMAERNAASRPKLAVAALMGFVILASAFVSNTPVVVVMIPVFVQLANRLGQSASKFLIPLSYAAIMGGTLTLIGTSTNLLVDGVARAQGMEPFSIFEVTPIGLVVVCYGMLYLYLLGPKLLPDRSSMANLLSGRAKMKFFTEVAIPDGSSLIGQKVTEVDLFRRDGVRLVDVLRGDASLRRDLTSVELETGDRVVLRTEMSELLGLQQNKDLRSVDKLSSVQTTTVEVLISPGARMIGRSLGSLRLRRRYGVYPLAVHRRNQNIGRQLDDLVVRVGDTLLLEGAPEDIQRLASDMGLVDISKPSDRAYRRSHAPIAIASLVGIVALAGLGVAPILALSVIAVAVVLLTRCIDAEEAFSFIDGRLLALIFSMLAVGAALEASGAVSLVVESIAPALGQLPPFLIVWAIYLLTSILTELVSNNAVAVVVTPIAIGLATALGFDPRPLVIAVMVAASASFATPIGYQTNMMVYGPGGYKFADFLKVGIPLNLTMGMLVSAVIPLIWPL
- a CDS encoding YebC/PmpR family DNA-binding transcriptional regulator, whose product is MAGHSKWANIQHRKGRQDAARSKLFSKLAKEITVAAKMGDPDPDKNPRLRLAVKEAKSQSVPKDVIERAIKKSMGGDAENYDEIRYEGYGPNGVAVIVEAMTDNRNRTASNVRSTFSKNGGNLGETGSVGFMFDRKGAVSYPASVGDADTVMMAAIEAGADDVESSEDGHIIYCADTDLNEVSTALEAELGESDSTKLIWMPSTTTELDADGLRALMKLVDALEDDDDVQNVTTNFEASDEVMAQL
- the mgtE gene encoding magnesium transporter, translating into MIAEPRQDETEEEDDIVLNERFLAQVHEAVVAGDAPALHALLDDLHAADIADLIEQVGSGERAELLELMGGLDGDVLSELDEGLREEVIAQLEPEELAEAVRDLESDDVVDLIEDLESDQAAAVLGALDSADRAVVEQSLSYPEESAGRLMQREVVMAPEFWSVGDAIDFMREAEELPEQFYHVIVVDPRLRPVGYVTLGSILAAPRATPLNALYEDSFRTVEATRPEEDVAYLFNQYHLISMPVVDSDDRLVGVITIDDAMTVLDEEHEEDMMLMAGVGESSLSDTILETAQQRFGWLFVNLLTAILASAVIALFADVVDQIVALAIAMPIVASMGGNAGTQSLTVAVRAMATRDLTGANAYRVVVRETAVGFLNGLIYGVILGTVGWLWFDNAMLGLVLAVAMWLNLIVAGLAGIAIPLGLEKAGIDPALASGTLVTTVTDVVGFFCFLSLASWLLL
- a CDS encoding 5-formyltetrahydrofolate cyclo-ligase, whose amino-acid sequence is MSADTLTEAKAAARKAAFARRKAAHGEGHDAAAQGFLAQALAPHAGKVLAGYMPIRTEVSPLPVMEAHTATAPVGVPVILGAGQPLSFRQWQPGCAMEEGAFGALIPADSPEITPEVLIVPLVAFDRHGGRLGYGGGFYDRTLQGLRARGPVVAIGYAYAAQEAEALPLEPTDQPLDAIVTDAGILRF